The genomic window GGATAAACAGCTGGCTGAACTAGAGTTGGTGCTGAACACTTCAATAAACCAGACTATTGGAGTTAGGCCCTTTTATGCATTATATGGATTTGATGCAGTGATTCGAGATGGCCTACTGGACACACTCACTACATTAACCCCCGCATACCAACAACCGGCAGAAATTCAGCAACAGATACGCCAAAACATAGCAGAAAAGCAGGCCCAGTGGAAGGCTTGGCATGATCAACACCGAAAAAACCAAATCTAAAGTATAGGGGACATTGTCTATCTACGACGTCCCCGGGTGTCCATCGGTACCTCAACAAAGTTGCAGGCCAAGTATCGAGGACCCATGATTGTGACTGCTGTATGTGCCGGTGACACCTATAAGATTGCAGACTTACACCTTGAGGGAAAACAATTATATGCTACTACAGCACACATTAGTGCCCTGAAGCGCTTCGCTTTGGACTAGGGAGATGACAGTGAGACAGATAATCCGATCAAGAGGGGCAAGATAGTGACGGTACGGAAAAgccaaggtttatagataatagagGTTGCCTCATTATCATGTAAACATTTTAGACTCCCCGCAGCGTCTATCGTGACCGTGACGTCACCCGTCGTACACATTTTGAGACGGCACATTGATTATGACGAGTTATTTGCAGTTTGttctctatattattacaaaattattactataaattaggaatgtgttataacttataaattataatatatacaagtcCTTATATAGTATAGAGTTTAAAcactaatttgaataaatagaggtcttgcatttaatattatagttcgtcaactttcatacatttttttacaaaactgaTCGTAAAATtccttatttattatgaatgaaAGATATTATCATTCGTATTTTCTGTGAGGTGTTGGTGAATGAACGATTATAAGNNNNNNNNNNNNNNNNNNNNNNNNNNNNNNNNNNNNNNNNNNNNNNNNNNNNNNNNNNNNNNNNNNNNNNNNNNNNNNNNNNNNNNNNNNNNNNNNNNNNCAAAAGTTGTAGTTAATCATTGTAGTTcctaaatgcattaaaaaatataatttttttaaaacaatattttattgttacctaAAATTGTTAAAGCTATACGACCTTACACCATTCttatgaatgattttttttcattatgaaTAGTATCAAGAAATTAtactactaaaatatagttcaagtaatttaaaattgtttgtatattttttttttgtagattgtaggaactgaaataaaataaactatacaaataataagtatattgtatacctagtatattatacacgattatacaaaaatataaaatacataataatattgccacAATTAAGTCATCAgtctttttagtttttggaGCTTGTGGAGTTG from Acyrthosiphon pisum isolate AL4f unplaced genomic scaffold, pea_aphid_22Mar2018_4r6ur Scaffold_20721;HRSCAF=21931, whole genome shotgun sequence includes these protein-coding regions:
- the LOC103309335 gene encoding uncharacterized protein LOC103309335, whose translation is MAEVWSKLENVGGPTSHPYGIQHHPVAVRHPRANGQVERANSTMLAAISTRIKTEATWDKQLAELELVLNTSINQTIGVRPFYALYGFDAVIRDGLLDTLTTLTPAYQQPAEIQQQIRQNIAEKQAQWKAWHDQHRKNQI